One stretch of Hevea brasiliensis isolate MT/VB/25A 57/8 chromosome 12, ASM3005281v1, whole genome shotgun sequence DNA includes these proteins:
- the LOC110648227 gene encoding wall-associated receptor kinase-like 14: MILLKEDGLVFFSIFIFSIIKAFASLSCNSTCGSNHLPYPFGFSSGCKIQLNCSRNGKILVNNEFPVQYVTQDKIRINVQPRCNRSIQAFQRLFASNFAPSSTNAILLHSCSRSVQTCRIPGISVVTNLTMSLNCSNSGHLSCLFNLTDDGFFPKSSQLSQCRSFLSSISANLSSTSGVSSLEVQVMDLRWWLQGDKCNCSNHANCSRVVKTPAGPGYRCVCKDGFLGDGYPAGAGCRKASCHLANYLSGQCGGAARIAVLIGGIAAVVAFMVTLGLLCCFIRRRSTAKAKGFTKLHLAEATGINIPIYPYREIEKATNSFSETQRLGTGAYGTVYAGKLHNGLGVAIKRIKHRDGDSIDRVMNEIKLISSVNHPNLVRLLGCSIENGEQILVYEFMPNGTLCQHLQREKGDGLAWLVRLTIASETAQAIAHLHSAIHPPIYHRDIKSSNILLDYNFRSKVADFGLSRLGITETSHISTAPQGTPGYLDPQYHQNFHLSDRSDVYSFGVVLVEIITALKVVDFSRPQNEVNLAALAIDRIGKGRLDEIIDPFLDIHSDAWTLSSVHQVAELAFICLAFDRDMRPSMMEVVAELEQIRLSRWPSIEINCTFSSNETSCSSSSNISEKPLSFTDKNTHVENSRGLFTETSSVKSMEMAKDNSPVSAQDPWLSEQSSPSSSSRINTVIQ, encoded by the exons atgatcttaTTAAAAGAAGATGGTCTTGTCTTCTTTTCAATCTTCATTTTTTCAATAATCAAAGCTTTTGCTTCCCTCTCTTGCAACAGTACATGCGGTTCCAACCATCTTCCTTACCCTTTTGGATTCTCCTCTGGttgcaaaattcaattaaattgcaGCAGAAATGGAAAAATCCTTGTCAATAATGAGTTTCCTGTCCAATATGTAACCCAGGATAAAATAAGAATCAATGTTCAACCCCGATGCAACCGTTCCATCCAGGCCTTCCAAAGACTATTTGCCAGCAACTTTGCACCCTCATCAACTAACGCAATTCTATTGCATAGCTGCAGCCGCAGCGTCCAGACATGCAGGATACCTGGCATAAGTGTGGTGACTAATCTCACTATGTCTCTTAATTGTTCAAATAGCGGCCACTTAAGTTGCCTTTTCAATTTAACTGACGATGGTTTCTTCCCTAAGAGTAGTCAGCTTAGCCAGTGCCGGTCTTTTTTGTCATCGATATCAGCCAACCTCTCTTCCACTTCCGGTGTGTCGTCGTTGGAGGTTCAGGTGATGGACCTGCGATGGTGGCTTCAGGGGGATAAGTGTAATTGTTCTAACCATGCCAATTGTAGTAGAGTTGTTAAAACTCCTGCTGGACCGGGATATCGGTGTGTGTGCAAAGATGGTTTTCTCGGTGATGGATATCCAGCTGGTGCCGGCTGCCGGAAAG CCTCTTGCCATCTAGCAAATTATTTGTCAGGCCAATGCGGAGGAGCTGCTAGAATTGCAGTTTTAATTGGAG GAATTGCTGCTGTAGTAGCTTTCATGGTCACTCTGGGTCTGCTATGCTGTTTCATTCGAAGAAGGTCAACTGCAAAAGCCAAAGGCTTCACAAAACTCCACCTAGCTGAAGCTACAGGCATCAACATTCCCATCTATCCCTACAGGGAAATCGAGAAAGCCACAAATAGTTTTTCAGAGACACAAAGGCTTGGCACTGGGGCATATGGAACAGTTTATGCTGGTAAACTCCACAATGGTTTAGGGGTTGCCATTAAAAGGATCAAGCACAGAGATGGTGACAGCATTGATCGAGTCATGAATGAAATCAAGCTCATTTCATCTGTGAATCACCCGAATTTAGTTCGCCTCTTAGGTTGCTCTATAGAAAATGGTGAACAAATTCTTGTCTATGAATTCATGCCCAATGGAACATTGTGCCAGCATTTACAAAGAGAGAAAGGCGATGGACTTGCCTGGCTGGTTCGCCTCACTATTGCTTCTGAAACTGCTCAGGCTATAGCTCATCTCCATTCTGCTATCCACCCCCCAATATACCACAGAGATATCAAGTCAAGCAACATACTTTTAGATTACAACTTCAGGTCCAAAGTTGCAGATTTTGGTCTTTCTAGACTTGGCATTACTGAAACATCCCATATCTCAACAGCCCCACAGGGAACTCCAGGGTATCTTGATCCTCAATACCATCAGAACTTCCATCTTTCAGATAGAAGTGATGTTTATAGCTTTGGGGTAGTTCTTGTCGAGATCATTACAGCACTGAAAGTGGTGGACTTTTCCAGGCCCCAGAATGAAGTGAATTTGGCTGCTCTTGCCATTGACAGGATTGGAAAAGGGAGGTTAGATGAGATTATAGATCCATTTCTTGATATCCACAGTGATGCTTGGACCCTTTCTTCTGTGCACCAAGTGGCAGAACTAGCATTTATATGCCTCGCATTTGATAGAGACATGAGACCTTCAATGATGGAAGTTGTAGCTGAACTGGAGCAAATAAGGCTAAGTAGATGGCCTTCAATAGAAATAAATTGCACATTTTCATCGAATGAAACATCCTGCTCTTCTTCATCTAATATCAGTGAGAAGCCCCTCAGCTTCACTGATAAGAATACTCACGTGGAAAATAGCAGAGGTTTGTTTACAGAGACCAGTAGTGTGAAGTCAATGGAAATGGCGAAGGACAATTCACCTGTTTCTGCGCAAGATCCATGGTTAAGTGAACAAAGCTCACCCTCATCAAGCAGTCGGATAAATACTGTAATTCAGTGA